The following proteins come from a genomic window of Bradyrhizobium paxllaeri:
- a CDS encoding MFS transporter — protein sequence MAFIDATALPVVLPRLRADFGADLASVQWVLNGYMLALASLTLIGGALADVYGKARMLALGCILFGLASAACAMAPSPTWLIAARVVQGAAAAIVTPASLALIGATYPRAERNRAIGIWAAASALTTAGGPVLGGWLTETFGWPSVFWINPPIAGVAVGALLVFAPKDGRIQRRFDVIGAAILASALGALAWALSQIGPGEAQAAADAPAQMGTVLTIVAGLGIVGLAVYAFWERRSKHPMTPPRLVENRAFLGLNVATLMIYGAVSIMFFLLPFDLVDRRALPATGAGLAFLPFALGVGLLSGVFGGLADKIGARAMLIAGPAGAALAYVWMALGREESLMLGVIGPMTLLGLSFAVLVAPLTASVLSSVDQTDEGLASGINNAASRIAQLAGVALAAGVASFESGYEVGLAVAAAASIGGAFTAAITPTPAAAKAGGSGGA from the coding sequence ATGGCGTTCATCGATGCGACAGCGCTGCCCGTTGTGCTGCCGAGATTGCGCGCCGATTTCGGTGCGGACCTCGCCTCCGTTCAATGGGTTCTCAACGGGTACATGCTGGCGCTCGCCTCACTGACATTGATCGGCGGCGCGCTCGCGGATGTTTATGGCAAGGCGCGCATGCTCGCGCTCGGCTGCATCCTGTTCGGTCTGGCATCCGCGGCTTGCGCGATGGCGCCTTCGCCCACCTGGCTGATCGCTGCCCGCGTCGTGCAAGGAGCGGCCGCGGCGATCGTCACCCCCGCCAGCCTCGCCCTGATCGGGGCCACCTATCCGCGCGCGGAGCGGAACCGGGCGATCGGCATATGGGCCGCGGCATCGGCGCTCACCACGGCCGGAGGTCCTGTCCTGGGCGGTTGGCTGACCGAGACCTTTGGCTGGCCATCGGTGTTCTGGATCAACCCGCCGATCGCGGGTGTAGCAGTAGGAGCTCTGCTGGTCTTCGCACCTAAAGATGGCCGCATCCAGCGCAGGTTCGACGTGATTGGCGCCGCGATCCTGGCTTCCGCGCTCGGCGCGCTCGCCTGGGCGCTCAGCCAGATCGGCCCCGGCGAAGCTCAGGCCGCAGCGGACGCACCGGCCCAAATGGGCACCGTGCTCACTATCGTCGCCGGGCTCGGCATTGTCGGTCTCGCCGTCTATGCGTTCTGGGAGCGCAGAAGCAAACACCCGATGACGCCACCTCGCCTGGTGGAGAACCGCGCCTTCCTCGGGCTGAACGTCGCGACCCTGATGATCTATGGGGCGGTTTCGATCATGTTCTTCCTGCTCCCATTCGATCTCGTCGACCGCCGCGCCCTGCCGGCGACCGGTGCCGGTTTGGCGTTCTTGCCGTTCGCGCTCGGCGTCGGACTCCTGTCGGGCGTGTTCGGCGGGTTGGCGGACAAGATTGGAGCGCGGGCCATGCTCATCGCGGGGCCTGCAGGTGCGGCGCTTGCTTATGTCTGGATGGCGCTCGGCCGGGAAGAATCCCTGATGCTCGGCGTGATCGGGCCCATGACACTGCTTGGCCTGTCCTTCGCAGTGCTCGTGGCACCGCTCACCGCGTCCGTCCTGTCGAGCGTTGACCAGACGGACGAAGGGCTCGCTTCCGGCATCAACAATGCGGCAAGCCGGATTGCGCAGCTTGCCGGCGTGGCACTGGCCGCCGGTGTCGCGTCATTCGAGTCCGGCTACGAGGTCGGTCTTGCCGTAGCCGCTGCGGCCTCGATCGGCGGCGCTTTTACTGCTGCAATAACCCCGACGCCGGCCGCGGCGAAAGCGGGCGGCTCGGGAGGGGCTTAG
- a CDS encoding MFS transporter, whose translation MDGVECLTASKRRWVMLCILLGLGLSSLGSAIVNIALPNISRSFESSDAATVWVVNAYQLSATVCLLLVASLAESLGLGAFMPPVWLFCPGVVGLRFRSNIADAGECA comes from the coding sequence ATGGACGGCGTCGAATGTTTAACGGCGTCGAAGCGCCGCTGGGTAATGCTCTGCATCTTGCTTGGACTTGGTCTAAGTTCCCTCGGAAGCGCGATCGTGAATATCGCCTTGCCGAATATCTCGCGTTCATTCGAAAGTAGTGACGCGGCAACCGTTTGGGTCGTGAATGCCTATCAGCTTTCGGCAACGGTCTGCTTGTTGCTCGTTGCAAGTCTGGCCGAATCACTCGGTCTAGGCGCGTTTATGCCGCCGGTCTGGCTATTTTGTCCTGGCGTCGTTGGGTTGCGCTTTCGCTCCAACATTGCCGATGCTGGTGAGTGCGCTTGA
- a CDS encoding DUF1993 domain-containing protein, with protein sequence MEFDVSFSVYDITVPVMVHGLNVMDDYLDHAQALERTRGIEPGRILGERLVPDMLTFGEQFSVSCNKVDAHMAKLMQRDAPAPHNTPMMYPALKERLLETRGFLQNVQPDEIAGAQSHTYELTPPIVRGWFGGDDYIRHLVLPDFFFHMSIAHAILRHLGAKIGKRDYLGNLSQQSGGDYS encoded by the coding sequence ATGGAGTTTGACGTGTCCTTCTCGGTCTATGACATCACGGTCCCTGTCATGGTGCACGGACTGAATGTGATGGACGACTATCTCGACCACGCCCAAGCGCTCGAGCGGACCAGGGGGATTGAGCCTGGGAGGATCCTTGGCGAGCGGCTCGTGCCCGACATGCTGACTTTCGGAGAACAGTTTTCCGTAAGCTGCAACAAGGTCGATGCGCACATGGCGAAGTTGATGCAGCGCGACGCGCCAGCACCGCACAACACCCCCATGATGTACCCGGCATTGAAAGAGCGGCTCCTTGAGACCCGCGGCTTCCTGCAAAACGTGCAGCCGGACGAGATTGCCGGCGCGCAGTCCCACACATATGAGCTGACGCCGCCCATCGTGCGCGGGTGGTTCGGCGGCGACGACTACATCCGGCACCTGGTGCTACCCGACTTCTTCTTCCACATGTCGATTGCGCACGCGATCCTTCGGCACCTCGGAGCGAAGATCGGGAAGCGCGACTACCTCGGCAACCTCAGTCAGCAAAGCGGCGGCGACTACTCGTGA
- a CDS encoding cytochrome P460 family protein: MKLSRTVGLVVAVSLVAGAVAALAQISGAAPAGPTANVVDGAGHLRVPEDYRTLYQALGTWAIAADSGQGSKEMHTVYVSPGAIDAYRKTGHFPDGAVLVKEVFETSTNELTTGTVSHADKLKGWFVMVKDSKGTHPGNPLWGDGWGWSWFDVDKPFKTTSTDYRSDCQGCHVPAQATDWIYVSGYPVLRH; encoded by the coding sequence ATGAAATTATCGAGGACTGTCGGACTGGTTGTCGCGGTCTCGCTGGTCGCTGGCGCCGTGGCGGCGCTCGCTCAGATCAGCGGAGCGGCTCCGGCCGGCCCGACCGCGAACGTGGTGGACGGCGCCGGGCATCTGCGCGTGCCGGAAGACTACCGAACCCTATACCAAGCGCTCGGCACCTGGGCGATTGCCGCCGACAGCGGCCAAGGCTCGAAGGAAATGCACACCGTCTACGTATCCCCGGGGGCGATCGACGCCTACCGGAAGACGGGGCACTTCCCGGACGGCGCCGTCCTGGTGAAAGAGGTCTTCGAGACCTCGACGAACGAGTTGACCACCGGCACAGTAAGCCACGCCGACAAGCTCAAGGGCTGGTTCGTCATGGTGAAAGACAGCAAGGGAACGCACCCCGGCAACCCGTTGTGGGGCGACGGGTGGGGATGGTCGTGGTTCGACGTGGACAAGCCGTTCAAAACCACCTCGACGGACTACCGTTCCGATTGCCAGGGGTGCCACGTGCCTGCCCAGGCCACGGACTGGATTTATGTGAGTGGATATCCCGTCCTGCGTCACTAG
- a CDS encoding GNAT family N-acetyltransferase gives MESDIRDSPAMSRFEMPLGDSALAVAYYKVEDGRVVLLHTEVPQELSGLGYGSTLAHGVFEALRSDGKRVIAKCPFMSSYVARHPEYGALLDG, from the coding sequence GTGGAAAGCGACATCCGGGACAGTCCGGCAATGAGTCGGTTTGAAATGCCCCTCGGCGACAGCGCGCTCGCAGTCGCCTACTACAAGGTCGAAGACGGTCGCGTCGTCCTGCTCCACACCGAGGTGCCACAAGAACTGTCCGGCCTGGGGTACGGATCGACGCTGGCGCATGGCGTTTTCGAAGCGTTGCGAAGCGACGGGAAAAGAGTAATCGCGAAGTGCCCCTTCATGTCTTCCTACGTAGCCCGGCACCCCGAGTACGGCGCACTCCTCGACGGCTGA
- a CDS encoding peroxiredoxin-like family protein — protein sequence MTTTRTPTANRFQPIDQQLDDAPPMPNQTDKTLAQIRTELLTTFSAADWESYNHLVGWLRDTDVASHALKVGDDAPDFLLPDADGRLHSSEQLRRNGPLVLSFFRGGWCPFCTAELCALQAAKEEFESVGATLAVVTPETRDFPRQLKRSLGLDLKVLSDVDHGVAMSYGVLFRVPYETKAHYSGLGFDFGARHGSPVWMLPIPATYVIDAEGRIRSAFVEPDFTIREEPAQILASLRQAASTP from the coding sequence ATGACCACGACACGCACGCCGACCGCCAACCGCTTCCAGCCAATCGATCAGCAGCTTGACGACGCCCCACCGATGCCAAACCAGACCGACAAGACACTCGCCCAGATTCGCACCGAGCTGTTGACGACGTTCAGCGCCGCGGATTGGGAGTCATACAACCACCTCGTGGGCTGGCTCCGCGATACAGACGTGGCATCGCATGCATTGAAGGTCGGAGACGACGCACCGGACTTCCTCCTGCCGGACGCCGATGGCCGTCTCCACTCCTCTGAACAGCTACGCCGCAACGGCCCCCTCGTCCTGAGTTTCTTCCGAGGCGGCTGGTGTCCGTTCTGCACCGCTGAGCTGTGCGCCCTCCAGGCCGCGAAGGAAGAGTTCGAGAGCGTCGGCGCGACCCTCGCAGTGGTGACACCCGAGACGAGGGACTTCCCGCGGCAGCTCAAGCGGAGCCTGGGCTTGGACCTGAAGGTGCTCTCCGACGTCGACCACGGCGTTGCCATGTCGTATGGCGTACTATTCCGGGTGCCCTACGAAACCAAGGCGCACTATTCCGGGCTAGGCTTCGACTTCGGCGCCCGGCACGGGTCACCGGTCTGGATGCTACCCATTCCCGCGACCTACGTGATCGACGCAGAAGGCCGGATCCGCAGCGCGTTCGTCGAGCCTGACTTCACGATACGGGAGGAGCCGGCGCAAATCCTGGCCTCGCTGCGGCAGGCCGCTTCCACGCCCTAG